The Rosa rugosa chromosome 3, drRosRugo1.1, whole genome shotgun sequence sequence acaacacaacaacaacgtTGTTACTGTACAttgaaacaacaaaacccacaGACAACAATTCAGATCGAACAGAACTGAACCCCTTCAATCAAGCCCAAAAGCCCTGTCGATGGAATCAACAATTTTGCGCTGCGATTGAAGAATCATATCAATCCGTTTATTCTCCATCTCTAATCTACACCTCTCCGTTTCCCTCATGATCTCCATCCTCATATTCTCCACCCCAATCAGCCTTTTCGCAAACCCCCTTATCTCCGTCGCCAGCTCCACCACCATCTCTGTTCCTCTCTGCCCATCCACCACATCGCCGTAGTAGCCGTCGTCGTCTGCGGCGGCCTCCCTCGGCCTTTTCGCCGCCGCCGAGTCCCGAAAGTGGCCCTCTTTTGCTCCAGAAGAAAATCTGTTCACAATTGCAGGTCTCCTCAGAATGTAATCAAGACTCTGCAACTTCCTGTAgttgtcttcttcctcctcatcaacctcttcttcttcttcttcttcgccgTCACGATCCtccgcttcttcttcttcttcttcggcttcttcgtcgtcctcctcctcctcctggtaCGGCCGTC is a genomic window containing:
- the LOC133738380 gene encoding trihelix transcription factor ENAP2 → MATPPSPTASPSVSPVSTTATKKPHPIPWTHEETVHLIQAYQDKWYELRRGQLKASQWEEVAVTVAARCGYDYTEPSKTATQCRHKMEKLRQRHRSVKKRLGLSFGSGWPYFDLMERLEQGPMPISARRPYQEEEEDDEEAEEEEEEAEDRDGEEEEEEEVDEEEEDNYRKLQSLDYILRRPAIVNRFSSGAKEGHFRDSAAAKRPREAAADDDGYYGDVVDGQRGTEMVVELATEIRGFAKRLIGVENMRMEIMRETERCRLEMENKRIDMILQSQRKIVDSIDRAFGLD